One region of uncultured Sulfurimonas sp. genomic DNA includes:
- a CDS encoding phosphoesterase: MKNKTIYHLSHIDLDGYSCQLVMKFTPYKIFNFNANYGAEVKQKLELILENIKKNGGSSLVLITDLNLTFDESRWLNNEVKKMNDHKHDVTITLLDHHGSGEDSANKYDWYYLDTSRCATKITYDYALEHFELNEPKWMNKFVNVVNAVDLWKQEEVENFEYGKVCMRLINETRELNKVMFADIDNNYKLSLLLESTKYIDEEDAPIVLDEKIHLLKKEFFKKDKNDTLDNLATKYIVKLLGDARDEKTIYYKGYRGFLSYGVGNTSIIGNGFLLEYPEYDFIVDVSYRGSMSLRANNKVSVSQISKEWSNGGGHPNAAGGRIIGFKEQFRYDKVKKQIEKIINDKEAVAGDLEYKKED; the protein is encoded by the coding sequence ATGAAAAATAAAACAATCTACCACTTATCTCACATTGATCTTGATGGTTATAGTTGCCAGCTAGTTATGAAGTTTACACCATACAAAATATTTAACTTCAATGCAAACTATGGTGCGGAAGTTAAACAAAAGTTAGAGTTAATCTTAGAAAACATAAAGAAAAATGGTGGTAGCTCTCTAGTTTTAATCACTGACTTGAACTTAACATTTGATGAATCAAGATGGCTTAACAATGAAGTTAAAAAAATGAATGATCACAAACATGATGTAACTATAACCCTCTTAGATCATCATGGAAGCGGCGAGGATAGTGCCAATAAGTATGATTGGTATTATTTAGACACTTCAAGGTGTGCTACAAAAATCACTTACGATTATGCACTTGAGCATTTTGAATTAAATGAGCCAAAATGGATGAACAAGTTTGTAAATGTAGTAAATGCAGTTGATTTATGGAAACAAGAAGAAGTTGAAAACTTCGAGTATGGCAAAGTTTGTATGCGTCTTATCAATGAGACAAGAGAGTTAAACAAAGTTATGTTTGCTGATATTGACAACAACTACAAACTGTCTCTACTTTTAGAATCTACAAAATACATAGATGAAGAAGATGCGCCAATAGTTTTAGATGAAAAAATACATCTACTAAAAAAAGAGTTTTTTAAAAAAGACAAAAATGACACCCTAGATAACTTAGCTACAAAATATATAGTTAAATTACTAGGAGATGCAAGAGATGAAAAAACTATATATTACAAAGGATACAGAGGGTTTTTAAGTTATGGAGTTGGAAATACCTCCATAATTGGAAATGGTTTCTTACTAGAATATCCGGAGTATGATTTTATAGTTGATGTTAGTTATAGAGGTAGTATGAGCCTAAGAGCAAACAATAAAGTAAGCGTTTCTCAAATCTCCAAAGAGTGGTCAAACGGTGGCGGACATCCAAACGCAGCAGGTGGAAGAATAATAGGCTTTAAAGAACAATTTCGTTACGACAAAGTTAAAAAACAGATAGAAAAAATCATCAACGATAAAGAAGCGGTCGCAGGTGATTTAGAGTACAAAAAAGAAGACTAA
- a CDS encoding EAL domain-containing protein, giving the protein MFLIIATIRIYVNYSENKRSVEEFVLAQAKLVDSLYVTHRNYYQNLYLNKIIKLDEKTLAGLPAFSAFEISKTFSKENGLNITMQTVSDRARNPKNQADKYELQAIQYFKDNSDEKDYFKPQEAYYQYATPLKIEEKCLMCHGEKSKAPKFISKKYDEAYDYKVGEIRGILSIKVPTLHVDKIINKQFFASLVYDLILMIIVLMIAIYLIKFFSDLQTKLEDELDERTNELKNSISFLESYKEAIDSNLIVSKSDLDGNITYVNDNFCTIAGYSREEVLTKNHNILKDKNFSKQVYKKLWTTISAKKTWQGRIRNVKKDGSFYWVDSTIAPIIDANGKTAEYISIRHDITQLMNQKQELKTIANTDSLTKLGNRNALKEEIDNSEDSYLILINIDSFSQINDFYGHELGDAVLIEFALRLSKSCSLNHNFKLFRVSGDEFAILTKDMPAHEVVKEAQSISKYLSSHKYEVYEENIELNVTVSISMEDREELLITADMALKIARRESKDLLVYDKAINLDKEYENNMSWTKKIKTAIKNDKIILFFQPIVDNSNTKINKYESLIRLIDEDDKIVSPYFFLDIAKKAKLYKQLTKIVIQKSFENFRKNNFEFSINLSIDDILDKEINDYILEMLDIYNISNRVIFEIVESESIENFEEIQKFIKNVKSLGCRIAIDDFGTGYSNFEYLMRLEADFIKIDGSIIKEILHDKNSEIITSVIVDFAKKMNIKVIAEYVESKEIYEKVKELGIEKSQGYYFGEPKAHLI; this is encoded by the coding sequence ATGTTTTTAATCATAGCTACAATAAGAATTTATGTAAATTATTCTGAAAATAAAAGAAGTGTTGAAGAGTTTGTTTTAGCACAAGCAAAATTAGTAGATTCTTTATATGTAACTCATAGAAATTATTATCAAAATCTATATCTTAATAAAATAATAAAACTAGATGAAAAAACACTTGCTGGATTACCGGCATTTTCTGCATTTGAAATTTCAAAAACATTCTCTAAGGAGAATGGCTTAAATATCACCATGCAAACTGTTAGTGATAGAGCAAGAAACCCTAAAAATCAAGCAGATAAGTACGAACTTCAAGCAATACAATACTTCAAAGACAACTCAGATGAAAAAGACTACTTTAAACCTCAAGAAGCTTATTATCAATATGCTACTCCTCTAAAAATAGAAGAAAAATGTCTTATGTGTCATGGTGAAAAATCAAAAGCACCTAAGTTTATATCTAAAAAGTATGATGAAGCTTATGATTATAAAGTTGGAGAGATTAGAGGTATATTGAGTATAAAAGTTCCAACTTTACATGTTGATAAAATAATAAATAAACAATTTTTTGCATCATTGGTTTATGATCTAATTTTGATGATTATTGTTTTAATGATTGCTATTTATCTTATAAAATTTTTCTCAGATTTACAAACAAAACTTGAAGATGAACTAGATGAGAGAACAAATGAATTGAAAAATTCTATCTCTTTTCTTGAGAGTTATAAAGAAGCAATAGATAGCAATCTTATTGTTTCTAAAAGCGATTTAGATGGAAATATCACTTATGTAAATGATAATTTTTGCACTATTGCAGGTTATAGTCGCGAAGAAGTTTTAACGAAAAATCACAATATTTTAAAAGATAAAAATTTCTCAAAACAAGTTTACAAAAAATTGTGGACTACAATAAGTGCTAAAAAAACTTGGCAGGGAAGAATAAGAAATGTTAAAAAAGATGGTTCTTTTTATTGGGTTGATTCTACAATAGCTCCTATCATAGATGCAAATGGTAAAACTGCGGAATATATATCTATTAGGCATGATATAACCCAACTGATGAATCAAAAACAAGAACTTAAAACTATTGCAAATACTGACTCACTGACAAAACTTGGAAATAGAAATGCATTAAAAGAAGAAATTGATAATAGTGAAGATAGCTATTTGATTTTAATAAATATAGACAGTTTTTCTCAGATAAATGATTTTTATGGACATGAACTAGGAGACGCGGTTTTAATTGAGTTTGCTTTAAGATTATCAAAAAGCTGTAGTCTAAATCATAACTTTAAATTATTTCGAGTAAGTGGCGATGAGTTTGCAATTCTTACAAAAGATATGCCTGCTCATGAAGTTGTCAAAGAAGCTCAATCTATATCTAAGTACTTAAGCTCTCATAAATATGAAGTTTATGAAGAGAATATAGAGTTAAACGTAACAGTTAGTATATCTATGGAAGATAGGGAAGAGTTGCTAATTACCGCAGATATGGCTTTAAAAATTGCTAGAAGAGAGTCAAAAGATCTTTTGGTTTATGATAAAGCAATTAATTTAGATAAAGAGTATGAAAACAATATGTCTTGGACGAAGAAAATTAAAACAGCTATTAAAAATGACAAAATAATTCTTTTTTTCCAACCCATAGTAGATAACTCAAATACTAAGATAAATAAATATGAATCACTAATTAGACTTATTGATGAAGATGACAAAATTGTTTCTCCATATTTTTTCTTAGATATAGCAAAAAAAGCGAAGCTTTATAAGCAACTTACAAAAATAGTTATTCAAAAAAGTTTTGAAAATTTTAGAAAAAATAATTTTGAGTTTTCTATAAACCTAAGTATAGATGATATTTTAGATAAAGAAATAAATGATTATATTTTAGAGATGCTAGATATTTACAATATTTCAAATAGAGTTATTTTTGAAATAGTAGAGTCTGAGAGTATTGAAAATTTTGAAGAGATTCAAAAATTTATAAAAAATGTAAAAAGCTTGGGTTGTAGAATTGCTATAGATGACTTTGGCACTGGTTATTCTAATTTTGAGTATCTTATGAGATTGGAAGCTGACTTTATTAAAATAGATGGTTCAATAATAAAAGAGATATTACACGATAAAAACTCTGAAATCATTACATCAGTTATAGTTGATTTTGCTAAAAAGATGAATATAAAAGTTATAGCTGAATATGTTGAGAGTAAAGAGATATATGAAAAAGTTAAAGAGTTAGGTATTGAGAAGTCTCAAGGTTATTATTTTGGTGAGCCTAAAGCACATTTAATATAG
- a CDS encoding PAS domain-containing protein, with amino-acid sequence MSKSNNEISTDGLTFLEDGEVLYNDLYLLSETDEKGIVEYASDSFLKIANLHRDELIGQPHNIVRHQEMPRAAFKSLWKDVKTKGFWTGYVKNARKGGGYYWVYATVLRSVDKNGKTKYVSIRVKPSREDIKKAEALYATLD; translated from the coding sequence GTGTCAAAGAGCAATAATGAAATAAGCACAGATGGTCTAACATTTTTAGAAGATGGTGAGGTTTTATACAATGACTTATATCTTCTAAGTGAAACAGATGAAAAGGGAATAGTTGAGTATGCTAGCGACTCCTTTTTAAAGATAGCGAATTTACACAGAGATGAATTAATAGGTCAACCTCATAATATAGTTCGTCATCAAGAGATGCCTCGTGCTGCTTTTAAGTCTCTTTGGAAAGATGTTAAAACCAAAGGCTTTTGGACTGGATATGTAAAAAATGCAAGAAAAGGTGGTGGCTACTACTGGGTCTATGCAACAGTTTTACGCTCAGTTGATAAAAATGGAAAAACAAAGTATGTCTCCATCCGCGTTAAACCATCCCGTGAAGATATAAAAAAAGCCGAAGCGCTTTACGCAACACTAGATTAG
- a CDS encoding Rrf2 family transcriptional regulator, which translates to MLITRASEYAILSLIVLSKAELPIDSETLSNQLSIPKSFLAKILQSLAKKNILKSYKGVNGGFTLIKEPKDITMLEIMSAVEGKAPTVFDCSPSLQNCPKNKAELCSIWPFLNKLQGKIDHFLADISLDDILK; encoded by the coding sequence ATGTTAATAACACGTGCTAGTGAATACGCAATACTCTCTCTTATAGTTTTATCAAAAGCTGAGTTACCCATAGATAGTGAAACTTTGTCAAACCAACTCTCTATACCAAAAAGTTTTTTAGCAAAAATTTTGCAATCATTAGCAAAAAAAAATATACTAAAATCCTATAAAGGTGTAAATGGTGGTTTTACTTTAATAAAAGAGCCTAAAGATATAACAATGCTAGAAATCATGAGTGCAGTAGAAGGAAAAGCTCCTACTGTTTTTGATTGTTCCCCTTCTTTACAAAATTGTCCTAAAAACAAAGCAGAACTATGTTCTATTTGGCCTTTTTTAAATAAACTTCAGGGAAAAATAGATCATTTTTTAGCTGATATATCTCTTGATGACATTTTAAAGTAA
- the rpsO gene encoding 30S ribosomal protein S15 has protein sequence MALDSAKKQEIVAKYGRSESDTGSSEVQIALLTTRIAELTEHLKVFKKDHASRLGLLKLVGQRRRLMKYFKRKDKDSYLKLVENLGIRDNI, from the coding sequence ATGGCTTTAGATTCGGCTAAAAAACAAGAAATTGTAGCAAAATACGGTCGCTCAGAGAGTGACACAGGTTCAAGTGAAGTTCAAATCGCACTTTTAACAACAAGAATTGCAGAATTAACAGAGCATTTAAAAGTATTTAAAAAAGATCACGCATCTAGATTAGGACTACTTAAATTAGTTGGTCAACGTCGTCGTTTAATGAAATACTTCAAAAGAAAAGATAAAGATTCTTATCTTAAACTTGTAGAAAATTTAGGTATTAGAGATAACATCTAA
- a CDS encoding N-acetylmuramoyl-L-alanine amidase, producing the protein MLRLFSLLFIIALSLYAQSSSELLKRADAFMKSSSKSDHFRAYNDYKNLYLQAMMSEDDRLRVNALKGIVKSGKILHIDVSQYSDELSKTDKKPKKSSSNKIKIKSSHKLESVVWRDDRLVLKFDKKLRNNQLNYFTLYDSENSRYRYVFDVHASMLKKSQNLRKNNIDKIKLAQYNSNTLRLVIENSNKVKISFKKDATELIINMSSSVSKKYTKKVKSEPKATFPNRIDRNKVIVIDAGHGGKDPGAVGYKKYREKVVVFKISQELKKILTSRGYKVYMTRDGDDFVKLSKRTEFANRKKADLFISIHANAVGRKNAKKVHGIECYFLSPSRSKRAERVAAKENSADLSEMNRYGKNTFLNFLNSHKIVASNKLAIDLQRGMLGALNKKYKVKDGGVREGPFWVLVGAQMPAVLVEVGFISHPKEAKRLVNSKYRKTLAIGLANGIERYFAKN; encoded by the coding sequence ATGCTTCGTCTTTTTAGTTTACTTTTTATAATTGCCTTATCTTTGTATGCACAAAGTAGTAGTGAGCTTTTAAAAAGAGCTGATGCTTTTATGAAAAGTTCCTCAAAATCTGATCATTTTCGTGCATATAATGATTATAAAAACTTATATCTTCAAGCTATGATGAGTGAAGATGATAGACTTCGAGTTAATGCTTTAAAAGGCATAGTAAAGAGTGGAAAAATACTTCATATTGATGTGTCTCAATATTCAGATGAACTCTCAAAAACAGATAAAAAACCAAAGAAGTCTTCTTCTAATAAAATAAAAATTAAATCATCACATAAATTAGAGTCTGTAGTATGGAGAGATGATAGACTTGTTTTAAAATTTGACAAAAAATTAAGAAACAATCAATTAAATTATTTCACACTTTATGATTCTGAAAACTCAAGATATAGGTATGTTTTTGATGTTCATGCATCTATGTTAAAAAAATCTCAAAATCTTCGTAAAAATAATATTGATAAAATAAAATTAGCTCAATATAATAGCAACACTCTTAGGCTAGTTATAGAAAATAGTAATAAAGTAAAAATCAGTTTTAAAAAAGATGCTACAGAATTAATCATCAATATGAGTTCATCCGTAAGTAAAAAATATACTAAAAAAGTAAAAAGTGAACCAAAAGCAACTTTTCCAAATAGAATTGATAGAAACAAAGTTATAGTTATAGATGCTGGTCATGGTGGTAAAGATCCAGGTGCTGTAGGATATAAAAAATATAGAGAAAAAGTAGTAGTATTTAAAATATCTCAAGAGTTGAAAAAAATACTTACTTCTCGTGGCTATAAAGTATATATGACTAGGGATGGTGATGATTTTGTAAAACTAAGTAAGCGTACGGAATTTGCAAATAGAAAAAAAGCAGATTTATTTATAAGCATCCATGCTAATGCAGTTGGTAGAAAAAATGCAAAAAAAGTTCATGGTATAGAGTGCTATTTTTTATCTCCTTCACGTTCAAAAAGAGCAGAGAGAGTTGCTGCAAAAGAGAATTCGGCAGATTTAAGCGAAATGAATAGATATGGAAAAAACACCTTTTTAAATTTTTTAAATTCACATAAGATAGTAGCATCTAATAAACTAGCCATAGATCTTCAAAGAGGAATGTTAGGCGCATTAAATAAGAAATATAAAGTAAAAGATGGTGGAGTTAGAGAGGGTCCTTTTTGGGTTCTAGTCGGTGCTCAGATGCCAGCTGTTTTGGTTGAAGTTGGATTTATATCGCATCCAAAAGAAGCAAAAAGATTGGTAAATTCTAAATATAGAAAAACACTAGCCATTGGTTTAGCAAATGGCATTGAGAGGTATTTTGCTAAGAACTAA
- a CDS encoding ATP-binding protein: MNSNKALESKNETFFFYIKKKIDELKKIVGVVDLKEPISFKISEFMQDVNSSLEALPQEYKDLYELKPADEKFFFGREEEIKTLDLAYENWQKERFVTCAIIGEKGCGVTSMLDAFSRKIPQTNILRVELKEKIYTNNSYFYLFNTLLNTKDIFSNKELIDFLNNMQETKVIILENLHHMFLKRVGGFDSMEMLFELISFTTKKILWIGAFTPNTWNYLDKTIAISNYFTSEILMKQLNYETIRDVIFKRIEHKDAKVEFLTNEEISHSKTFQDYDHDDKQSHLQEKFFKLLYKLSNGNISLALLYWIRAISIDEKSVLNVQEIDDFDYSFVKNLSSEALFTLQALVLHDGLSINDFAIVTHESLPECRKTIMPMLERGLLIQPHKKYNINPAIYKPVHDYLSSKNYIQ; the protein is encoded by the coding sequence TTGAATAGTAATAAAGCTTTAGAATCAAAAAATGAAACCTTTTTCTTTTATATAAAAAAGAAGATTGATGAGTTAAAAAAAATAGTTGGTGTTGTTGATTTAAAAGAACCTATCTCTTTTAAAATTTCTGAATTTATGCAAGATGTAAATTCTTCTCTTGAAGCATTACCGCAAGAATATAAAGATCTTTATGAGTTAAAACCTGCTGATGAGAAATTTTTTTTTGGTAGAGAAGAAGAGATAAAAACACTAGACTTAGCTTATGAAAACTGGCAAAAAGAGCGTTTTGTAACATGTGCAATCATAGGTGAAAAAGGTTGCGGAGTAACTTCTATGTTAGATGCTTTTTCAAGAAAAATTCCACAAACTAATATACTTAGAGTTGAGCTCAAAGAAAAAATATATACAAACAATAGTTATTTCTATCTTTTTAATACTCTTCTAAACACAAAAGATATTTTTAGCAATAAAGAGTTAATAGATTTTTTAAACAATATGCAAGAGACTAAAGTGATTATTTTAGAAAACTTACATCATATGTTTTTAAAGAGAGTTGGTGGTTTTGATAGTATGGAGATGCTCTTTGAACTTATCTCTTTTACAACAAAAAAAATACTTTGGATAGGAGCTTTTACTCCAAATACATGGAATTATCTTGATAAAACCATAGCTATCTCTAACTATTTTACTAGTGAAATACTAATGAAACAACTAAACTACGAAACTATTAGAGATGTTATTTTTAAGAGAATTGAACATAAAGATGCTAAGGTTGAATTTCTTACAAATGAAGAAATTTCTCATAGTAAAACCTTTCAAGATTATGACCATGATGATAAGCAGTCACATCTACAAGAGAAGTTTTTTAAACTTCTGTATAAACTTTCAAATGGAAATATTTCTCTTGCATTACTTTATTGGATAAGAGCAATAAGTATAGATGAAAAGAGTGTTTTAAATGTTCAAGAAATTGATGATTTTGACTACTCTTTTGTAAAAAATTTATCTTCTGAAGCACTTTTTACTCTTCAAGCTTTAGTTTTACATGATGGATTAAGTATAAATGATTTTGCAATTGTTACTCATGAGTCACTACCTGAGTGTCGTAAAACCATAATGCCTATGCTTGAGAGAGGTTTACTTATACAGCCACATAAAAAATATAATATAAATCCTGCTATATATAAGCCTGTGCATGATTATTTATCATCTAAAAATTATATTCAATAA
- a CDS encoding mechanosensitive ion channel domain-containing protein, protein MKLIILFSSLFFSSFCYASDSMEFVKIISISKILWSVFFIVISYVFITVFTKIVEFFAEKSSKLRITIKSFIPIFRIIFWLVIIAIIIKVIYNPPMEMLLTAFASIAIAIGFATQDLLKNIFGGIMLLFDRPFKVGDKIEVGGNYGEVLTIGLRATSIVTADDSIVIIPNMTLMNASISNANSGELYCQVVAKIMLPIDVDIQKVRKIAIEVAQVSKYIYLNKPIVVIFLNKMNEQQSYIEMSLKAYVMDIRYEFAFKSDMSETLLKELLAKEILKK, encoded by the coding sequence ATGAAACTTATAATACTTTTTTCTTCACTCTTTTTTAGTTCGTTTTGTTATGCTTCAGATAGCATGGAATTTGTCAAAATAATTTCTATTTCAAAAATTCTTTGGAGTGTTTTTTTTATTGTAATTAGCTATGTTTTTATAACTGTTTTTACTAAAATAGTAGAGTTTTTTGCTGAGAAAAGTTCAAAACTTAGAATAACAATAAAGAGCTTTATCCCAATATTTAGAATAATTTTTTGGTTAGTAATAATTGCTATCATCATAAAAGTTATATACAACCCTCCCATGGAGATGCTATTAACAGCCTTTGCATCTATTGCCATAGCTATTGGTTTTGCTACACAAGATTTACTCAAAAATATTTTTGGTGGAATTATGCTTCTATTTGATCGTCCTTTTAAGGTAGGAGACAAAATAGAAGTAGGGGGTAATTATGGTGAAGTCTTAACAATAGGACTTAGAGCGACTAGCATTGTAACAGCGGATGATTCAATAGTAATTATTCCAAATATGACTCTTATGAATGCATCTATTTCAAATGCTAATTCAGGAGAACTTTATTGTCAAGTAGTAGCAAAAATAATGTTACCTATTGATGTTGATATTCAAAAAGTTCGTAAAATTGCCATAGAAGTGGCTCAAGTGTCAAAATATATTTACTTAAATAAACCAATTGTAGTTATTTTCTTAAATAAAATGAATGAGCAACAATCATATATAGAGATGAGTTTAAAAGCTTATGTCATGGACATTCGTTATGAGTTTGCTTTTAAAAGTGATATGAGTGAAACACTTTTAAAAGAACTCTTAGCTAAAGAAATTTTAAAAAAATAA
- the flhA gene encoding flagellar biosynthesis protein FlhA, which yields MARKLSTREKIGTTLNFLIGQRDLSVVVFVMAILAIIIVPLPSALLDVLLTVSMALGVLILLISLYVPKPTDLTTFPTLILILTLFRLSLNIATTRMILSHGHEGPEAVSSIITSFGDFVVGGNFVIGIIVFSILVLINFMVITKGSTRVAEVAARFTLDSMPGKQMAVDADLNAGLIDDAQAKKRRAEILQDANFYGAMDGSSKFVKGDAVAGIVITLINIIGGFLIGVFQHDMTVGDSATTFTLLTIGDGLVGQIPALIISTATGIMITRSSGEGDNFAEGTINQMIGNSKILMIVGFIMILFALVPGLPTASMGLVGILFALLGWSIYKFEKGELSILNVNEILTPKDKEQQEKEAAKTKPKKTNEEIAKEEETALEDILKVEMLELTLGYQLIRLADNSQGGDLLERIRSMRRKIASDFGFLMPQVRIRDNLHLQPEQYQILLKGISIGEGSIKPDKFLAMDSGMATGEIDGEATKEPAFGLDAIWILPNQKEDAIINGYTVVDPATVISTHMSELVKRNAEDLLTRQEVQTLIEKIKTDFPVIVDDVLKVASIGLIQRILKGLLHEKIPLKDMLTILETIADIAEFTKNVDLIIEQVRSKLSRIITQMYSSEDGVIRLLTFDTASEQLMLEKSKEQDGVRNLLLNVGEINQLIQATSKKAHELLQKGVSPVVIIVDPQLRRGVAEIFERFSLDVVTLSHAEIDSNATFEVLGSISIDK from the coding sequence TTGGCAAGGAAACTTTCTACTAGAGAAAAGATTGGTACAACTTTAAACTTTCTGATTGGACAGAGAGATTTAAGTGTAGTAGTCTTTGTAATGGCTATTTTAGCCATTATTATTGTCCCTCTTCCATCTGCTTTATTAGATGTACTTTTAACTGTTTCTATGGCTTTGGGTGTTTTAATTTTACTTATTTCTTTATATGTTCCAAAACCAACAGATTTAACAACTTTTCCAACTCTTATCTTGATTTTAACGCTATTTAGATTATCTTTAAATATCGCAACCACAAGGATGATTTTAAGTCATGGTCACGAAGGACCTGAGGCTGTAAGTAGTATTATTACCTCTTTTGGTGACTTTGTTGTTGGTGGTAACTTTGTAATTGGTATTATTGTTTTTTCCATTTTAGTTTTAATTAACTTTATGGTTATTACAAAAGGTTCAACAAGGGTTGCAGAAGTTGCTGCTCGTTTTACACTTGACTCAATGCCTGGTAAACAAATGGCAGTAGATGCTGACCTTAATGCTGGACTTATTGATGATGCTCAGGCTAAAAAACGCCGTGCTGAAATCCTTCAAGATGCAAACTTTTATGGAGCGATGGACGGTTCATCTAAGTTTGTAAAAGGGGATGCTGTTGCAGGTATTGTCATCACTCTTATTAACATCATAGGTGGTTTTCTTATTGGTGTATTTCAACACGATATGACAGTTGGAGATAGTGCTACAACTTTTACACTTCTTACGATTGGTGATGGTCTTGTTGGTCAGATTCCAGCTCTTATAATTTCAACTGCTACAGGTATTATGATCACTCGCTCTTCAGGAGAAGGTGACAACTTTGCAGAAGGTACTATCAACCAAATGATAGGAAATTCAAAAATTCTTATGATAGTTGGCTTTATCATGATACTTTTTGCTTTAGTGCCAGGTCTTCCAACTGCATCTATGGGATTGGTTGGTATCTTATTTGCACTTCTTGGTTGGTCGATTTATAAGTTTGAAAAAGGCGAACTAAGCATACTTAATGTAAATGAAATATTGACACCAAAAGACAAAGAACAACAAGAAAAAGAAGCCGCAAAAACAAAACCTAAAAAAACAAATGAAGAGATAGCAAAAGAGGAAGAGACAGCTCTTGAAGATATACTAAAAGTAGAGATGCTAGAACTTACACTTGGATATCAACTCATTCGTTTAGCCGACAACTCTCAAGGTGGAGACTTACTAGAGCGTATTCGCTCTATGAGACGCAAGATTGCATCTGACTTTGGTTTTTTAATGCCCCAAGTTCGTATTCGTGATAACTTGCATCTACAACCTGAACAATATCAGATACTTTTAAAAGGCATCTCAATTGGTGAGGGAAGTATAAAACCAGATAAATTTTTGGCTATGGATAGCGGTATGGCTACAGGCGAAATAGATGGCGAAGCAACAAAAGAACCTGCTTTTGGTTTAGATGCTATATGGATACTTCCAAACCAAAAAGAAGATGCTATCATCAATGGATATACTGTTGTTGATCCTGCGACTGTTATCTCTACACATATGAGCGAATTAGTTAAACGAAATGCAGAAGATCTTCTTACTCGTCAAGAAGTTCAAACTCTTATAGAGAAGATAAAAACAGACTTCCCTGTTATAGTAGATGATGTTTTAAAAGTTGCATCTATTGGTCTTATTCAACGCATATTAAAAGGTCTTTTACATGAAAAAATTCCTCTTAAAGATATGCTTACTATATTAGAGACAATTGCTGATATTGCTGAGTTTACTAAAAATGTAGATTTAATCATAGAACAAGTTAGATCTAAACTATCTCGAATCATTACTCAGATGTACTCTAGTGAAGATGGAGTTATCAGACTTCTTACTTTTGATACAGCTTCAGAACAGTTAATGTTAGAGAAGTCTAAAGAGCAAGATGGTGTTAGAAATCTCTTACTAAATGTCGGAGAAATAAATCAACTCATCCAAGCAACAAGTAAAAAAGCGCATGAGTTACTACAAAAAGGAGTATCGCCTGTTGTTATCATAGTTGATCCTCAACTTCGTAGAGGCGTAGCAGAAATATTTGAGAGATTTTCTTTAGATGTAGTTACTCTCTCACACGCAGAAATAGACTCTAATGCTACATTTGAAGTATTGGGTTCAATCTCAATAGATAAATAA